In a genomic window of beta proteobacterium MWH-UniP1:
- a CDS encoding peroxiredoxin, producing MQDVLDGEKLSPMVSGLALTTTLGNIQLADYQGHNLVIYFYPKDDTPGCTVEAKDFSAQHQAFLKADTQVIGVSRDSIASHQKFIQKHGLSIVLVSDTDETLCSAFGVIKNKNMYGKQVRGIERSTFLIDAKGVLRRSWRGVKVAGHVEEVLQAAKTLG from the coding sequence ATGCAAGACGTTCTTGATGGTGAAAAACTCTCTCCCATGGTGTCGGGTTTGGCACTGACCACCACGCTGGGCAATATTCAGTTGGCCGACTACCAGGGCCACAACCTGGTGATTTATTTTTACCCCAAAGATGACACGCCAGGCTGCACCGTCGAGGCCAAGGATTTCTCGGCCCAGCATCAGGCCTTTTTAAAGGCAGACACCCAGGTGATTGGTGTGTCACGTGACAGCATTGCGTCTCACCAAAAGTTTATTCAAAAGCATGGCTTAAGCATTGTGTTGGTGTCAGACACCGACGAGACACTGTGCAGCGCCTTTGGCGTGATCAAAAACAAAAACATGTACGGCAAGCAGGTCCGTGGCATTGAGCGCTCGACGTTTTTGATTGATGCCAAGGGGGTGCTGCGCCGTTCATGGCGTGGCGTCAAAGTGGCAGGCCACGTGGAAGAAGTCCTGCAGGCGGCTAAAACCCTGGGCTAA
- the bchJ gene encoding bacteriochlorophyll 4-vinyl reductase: MSLTTAARDRIGPNAILQVIDSVTAKHGEGACEALFSSAGLSHHLLSRPTEMVSERDVAVLQAKLREVFGESEAKALSWDAGLRTGDYLLANRIPKFAQAVLRFLPASIAARVLAQAIGKHSWTFAGSGTFSFRPGKPFVFEIINNPLCSQIKSDIPVCDFYAATFERIFRVIVHPNSRVEETKCEASGDSSCVFEVTW, translated from the coding sequence ATGAGTCTTACAACTGCGGCACGCGACCGAATCGGGCCCAATGCAATTTTGCAGGTCATTGATTCGGTAACCGCGAAACACGGAGAGGGCGCCTGCGAGGCGCTCTTTTCGTCAGCGGGCTTATCGCATCATTTGCTGTCGCGCCCAACCGAAATGGTGTCGGAGCGTGATGTGGCCGTATTGCAGGCCAAATTGCGTGAAGTGTTTGGCGAGTCCGAGGCCAAGGCGCTTTCCTGGGATGCGGGCCTGCGCACGGGCGATTATTTACTTGCCAACCGTATTCCAAAGTTTGCACAGGCGGTTTTGCGTTTTCTTCCCGCCTCGATCGCTGCGCGTGTGTTGGCGCAAGCGATCGGTAAACATTCCTGGACATTTGCGGGTAGCGGCACTTTTTCCTTTCGGCCCGGCAAGCCGTTTGTGTTTGAAATCATCAATAACCCACTGTGTAGCCAGATCAAGTCCGACATCCCGGTATGCGATTTTTATGCGGCCACGTTTGAACGCATCTTTCGTGTGATCGTGCACCCCAATTCCCGTGTCGAGGAGACCAAGTGTGAAGCCTCGGGGGATTCATCCTGCGTGTTTGAAGTGACCTGGTGA
- a CDS encoding NIPSNAP family protein: MIHELRIYHCCPGRLPDLVNRFKTHTLGFFQQYGIKHDKFWTTLIGPSNAALYYILEWESLAEREAKWNAFQADPKWIATRKDTEANGQIVERIENLILSPLPL; the protein is encoded by the coding sequence ATGATTCATGAACTACGCATCTATCACTGCTGCCCCGGCCGACTGCCCGATCTGGTCAACCGCTTTAAGACCCACACCCTTGGTTTTTTTCAGCAATACGGCATCAAGCACGACAAGTTTTGGACCACACTCATTGGTCCGTCTAACGCGGCGCTCTATTACATTTTGGAATGGGAATCGCTCGCTGAGCGTGAAGCCAAGTGGAATGCCTTTCAGGCCGACCCCAAGTGGATCGCCACCCGCAAAGACACTGAAGCGAACGGCCAGATTGTCGAGCGTATTGAGAACCTGATTCTGAGCCCGCTGCCGCTGTAA
- the greB gene encoding transcription elongation factor GreB has product MSKAFTKETDQEEDDGPEQAASSLPAGTPNYLTPAGYAALNDELQHLLKVERPKTVEIVSWAASNGDRSENGDYIYGKRRLREIDRRLRFLTKRLAIAQVVDPAQQAGNDQIFFGAEVTIMESDGQEHTYRIVGVDETHLGEHCISWISPMARALIKAREGDTVTVQSPSGPREVEIISVRYPA; this is encoded by the coding sequence ATGAGCAAAGCCTTTACCAAAGAGACCGACCAGGAAGAAGACGATGGCCCAGAGCAGGCGGCCAGCAGTCTGCCGGCCGGCACGCCCAACTATCTGACACCGGCAGGCTATGCGGCCTTAAATGATGAGTTGCAGCACCTGCTGAAAGTGGAGCGGCCCAAGACCGTGGAGATCGTGTCGTGGGCGGCATCAAACGGCGACCGATCGGAAAATGGCGATTACATCTATGGCAAGCGGCGGCTGCGTGAAATTGATCGTCGGCTGCGGTTTCTGACCAAGCGATTGGCGATTGCCCAGGTGGTGGACCCTGCCCAGCAGGCGGGCAATGACCAGATCTTTTTTGGGGCCGAAGTCACCATCATGGAGTCCGATGGTCAAGAGCACACTTATCGCATCGTGGGGGTGGATGAGACCCATCTTGGGGAACATTGCATCAGTTGGATATCCCCTATGGCCCGGGCGCTCATTAAGGCCCGTGAGGGAGACACGGTGACTGTGCAAAGCCCCTCTGGCCCCAGGGAAGTCGAGATTATTTCGGTCCGTTACCCCGCCTGA
- a CDS encoding DSD1 family PLP-dependent enzyme — translation MAIHVSAARLGESLAQVDTPALILDLDAFERNCDRLDAALRGRSIQLRPHAKSHKCPEIARRQIARGAVGICCQKVSEAQAFAEMGIQDILISNEVVGDKKIARLCELAKSIRVTVCVDHVDNAAAMNAVALSAGVVIPVLIEVDVGAHRCGIAPGEPTLALAKAIVQMPGLRFQGLQAYHGPAQHMRTQEERRAAIGRAIELTRSTRDLLASHGMTCTTIAGAGTGSFLIEAASDLYTELQVGSYIFMDADYARNDWQSSGMPQFEHSLFVWTSVMSVAGDSHAVVDAGLKASSVDSGMPVVADHPGVTFVKASDEHGVLVIDPKLVPPLALGAKLKLIPGHCDPTVNLYDELVVIQNNTVVDIWPITARGALL, via the coding sequence ATGGCAATTCACGTATCGGCTGCCCGTTTGGGGGAGTCTTTGGCCCAGGTGGACACGCCTGCGCTAATTCTTGATCTCGATGCTTTTGAGCGAAACTGCGATCGGCTTGATGCGGCATTGCGCGGCCGGTCCATTCAGTTGCGGCCGCATGCCAAAAGCCATAAGTGCCCAGAAATCGCCCGGCGGCAGATCGCCCGTGGTGCCGTGGGCATTTGCTGTCAAAAAGTCTCCGAGGCCCAGGCCTTTGCCGAGATGGGGATTCAAGACATTTTGATTTCCAACGAAGTGGTAGGTGATAAAAAGATTGCGCGGCTGTGTGAGCTGGCCAAGTCCATCCGCGTGACGGTCTGTGTTGATCACGTGGACAATGCCGCTGCCATGAATGCTGTTGCGCTCAGTGCGGGAGTGGTGATTCCTGTCTTGATCGAGGTGGATGTGGGCGCCCATCGGTGTGGGATTGCCCCCGGCGAGCCGACACTGGCATTGGCGAAAGCGATTGTGCAGATGCCAGGCCTGCGCTTTCAGGGCCTGCAGGCCTATCATGGGCCAGCCCAGCATATGCGCACGCAAGAAGAGCGGCGTGCTGCGATTGGCCGTGCCATTGAGCTCACGCGGTCAACCCGTGACTTGTTAGCAAGCCATGGCATGACCTGCACCACGATTGCGGGCGCGGGCACCGGTAGTTTTCTAATTGAAGCAGCGAGTGATCTTTACACCGAACTTCAGGTGGGTTCGTATATTTTTATGGATGCCGATTACGCACGTAATGATTGGCAGAGCAGTGGCATGCCACAGTTTGAACACAGCCTATTTGTCTGGACATCGGTGATGAGTGTGGCGGGGGATTCGCATGCGGTAGTGGATGCAGGCCTAAAGGCATCCAGTGTGGACTCTGGAATGCCAGTGGTCGCCGATCACCCTGGCGTTACTTTTGTAAAAGCATCTGACGAACACGGGGTCTTGGTGATTGATCCCAAACTGGTGCCGCCTCTGGCCCTGGGGGCAAAACTGAAATTAATTCCTGGCCACTGCGATCCCACCGTTAATTTGTACGACGAACTGGTGGTGATTCAAAACAACACCGTGGTGGATATCTGGCCGATCACGGCCAGGGGCGCGCTGCTTTAA
- the queC gene encoding 7-cyano-7-deazaguanine synthase QueC: MNMRAIVLLSGGLDSATVLAQALSQGYQVTTLAFDYGQRHRAEIDAAADLSAAMGAKAHRVVSIDLRPFGGSALTSDIQVPKNRELSQPSEEIPITYVPARNTIFLSFALACAEVTQSRHIFIGVNALDYSGYPDCRPEYIAAFQAMANLATREGVEGRGVTIHTPLMDMTKAQIIRLGLSLGVDYARTTSCYDPGPDGRPCGSCDACQLRNKGFAENGLVDPRAQAFGVA, translated from the coding sequence ATGAATATGCGCGCAATTGTTCTGCTCAGTGGTGGCCTGGATTCGGCCACCGTGCTGGCCCAGGCCTTATCGCAAGGCTATCAAGTCACCACACTGGCCTTTGATTATGGCCAGCGGCACCGGGCAGAGATTGATGCGGCTGCGGATTTGTCTGCCGCCATGGGGGCCAAAGCACATCGGGTGGTCAGCATTGATTTGCGTCCCTTTGGGGGCTCGGCGCTGACCAGTGATATTCAGGTGCCCAAAAATCGCGAGTTATCGCAGCCTTCGGAAGAGATTCCGATCACGTATGTGCCTGCAAGAAACACCATCTTTTTGTCATTTGCACTGGCCTGCGCGGAGGTCACGCAGTCGCGTCACATCTTTATTGGCGTGAACGCGCTGGATTACAGTGGCTATCCCGATTGCCGGCCGGAATACATTGCGGCCTTTCAAGCCATGGCCAACTTGGCAACGCGCGAGGGTGTCGAGGGCCGTGGTGTCACCATCCACACGCCACTCATGGACATGACCAAGGCGCAGATTATTCGGCTGGGCTTAAGTCTGGGCGTGGACTACGCACGCACCACGAGTTGTTATGACCCAGGCCCTGATGGACGGCCCTGCGGCAGCTGCGATGCCTGCCAACTTCGCAATAAGGGTTTTGCGGAAAATGGCTTGGTCGATCCCCGCGCCCAGGCCTTTGGCGTGGCCTAA